GACTGGCCGAGGCGTGGGCGGCGACGCGGGGCAAACGCTGGCGCCTGCTCGGCCTGACCCTCGTCCTCAACCTGGCCTTCCTGGTCCTGCTCGTCGTATACGTGCTGCTGTGGGTGCTGGTCGTCCAGCTCAGCGACGGCCCCTGGCCGGTGGTCGTGTGGGGCGTGGTGAGCGTGCCGGCGTTCATCGCGCTGTGCTGCTGGCTGTGGATCCGCTTCTACTACCTGCCGGTGCCGGCGCTGATGCTCGAGCCGGTCGGCGTCTTCGCGGCGATCGGCCGCGGCTGGCAGCTGAGCGCCCGGCAGTTCTGGCGCACCTTCGGCATCGGTCTGCTGACCGTGATCATCGCCCAGTTCGCAGGCGGGATCCTGTCCTTCCCGGTCAGCATCATCGGCAACGTCGTGGCGCTGGCCGTGCCCGACTATGCCGTGCTCGCGCTGATCCTCACCCAGGCCGTCGCGCTGGTCATCCAGAACGCCTTCGTCGCTCCCTTCCTCGCCGCCGTCACGTCGGTGCAGTACGTCGACCTCCGCATGCGCAAGGAGGCCTTCGACGTCGAGCTGATGCGGGAGGCGGGGATCGTCCCGGCATGATCCCGGCGCTCGCCCTCGTCCGCCTCGACCCGCCGCTCGACCCGAGTGGTGACGAGGCGCGTCGCCAGCTGCGCCGCGAGCTGGTGCGCCCGGAGTACTACGAGGACGACGTCATCGGCCGGCTGACCCGCTGGCTGGACCGGTTGATCTCCGGCACGGTCGACGCCGCGTCGGGCTCCTCGGGCCTGACGACCGCAGCCGCGATCCTGGTCGTGCTGCTCATCCTCGGCGGCGTGCTGTTCCTGGCCAGCCGGGCCCGTCGTACGGCGACCGGGCGGGCCGCGAGCAGCCCCGCCCTCACCGACGAGGTGGTGAGCGCCGACCAGCTGCGGGCCCGTGCCGAGGCCGCACTGCGCGCCGGGGACGCGGCGGCGGCGCTCGTCGACGCC
The genomic region above belongs to Nocardioides sp. QY071 and contains:
- a CDS encoding DUF4129 domain-containing protein, whose product is MIPALALVRLDPPLDPSGDEARRQLRRELVRPEYYEDDVIGRLTRWLDRLISGTVDAASGSSGLTTAAAILVVLLILGGVLFLASRARRTATGRAASSPALTDEVVSADQLRARAEAALRAGDAAAALVDAFRAAAVRQVERGRIEDLPQATAHELAGALVAVFPEHRAAVLHGADLFDGVLYGERPATSAQAAELLALDDTLAGRAVRR